A stretch of the Tolypothrix sp. NIES-4075 genome encodes the following:
- a CDS encoding AbrB family transcriptional regulator, producing MAKQKKIEPLVGEDLLHKVKELENVSKEDKAKKCGYYTVTKNGIERVNMMKFLNALIDAEGIQLDSAPSANGRGGRSASYRISVQSNGNLLIGSAYTKQMGLKAGDEFLITLGKKHIRLRQVDADEKEGADVLEEATA from the coding sequence ATGGCTAAACAGAAAAAAATTGAACCCCTAGTCGGTGAAGATCTGCTCCATAAAGTCAAAGAGCTAGAAAACGTTAGCAAGGAAGACAAAGCTAAGAAGTGTGGCTACTACACCGTTACCAAAAACGGTATAGAGCGCGTCAATATGATGAAGTTCTTAAATGCCCTAATTGATGCTGAAGGCATTCAGTTAGACAGCGCTCCCAGTGCCAATGGGCGTGGTGGACGTAGTGCTAGTTATAGAATTAGCGTGCAGTCTAATGGTAACTTGCTGATAGGATCGGCGTACACAAAACAGATGGGTCTGAAAGCCGGAGATGAGTTTCTAATTACTTTAGGCAAAAAGCACATTCGTCTGCGACAGGTAGACGCAGACGAAAAAGAAGGTGCTGATGTACTTGAAGAAGCTACAGCTTAA
- the cbiB gene encoding adenosylcobinamide-phosphate synthase CbiB, translated as MTPSVILIIAATLDYLIGDPWGFPHPVQVMGWVISRLSKFAFQFCHNSITQRIAGILLGTILIIGSGIVGAFVIQTARWLHPLLGIILESILLASCFALRSLRRAASSVLLPLGAGQIASARSILSNYVGRDTENLTEAEILRAVLETVTENATDGVMAPLFYAIVGAFLPFVGAAPLALAYKASSTLDSMVGYRSPPYTDLGWFSARLEDCLTWLPCRLTVITLALLSGKPLHVFRICQRDAIKDSSPNSGWSECCYAAILGVQMGGTNYYRGIAAYKPLLGDAIYAIAPTHIQKALQLTRYCFLLWLFLTTSLFFLLLKR; from the coding sequence ATGACACCATCTGTTATTTTAATCATTGCCGCCACTTTAGATTACTTAATCGGCGATCCTTGGGGTTTTCCTCATCCAGTACAAGTTATGGGATGGGTAATTTCTCGTTTGAGCAAATTCGCATTTCAATTTTGTCACAATTCCATAACACAGCGAATAGCGGGAATTTTACTAGGTACAATTCTCATAATTGGTAGCGGCATTGTTGGCGCTTTTGTAATTCAAACTGCGAGATGGCTGCATCCGCTATTGGGAATAATATTAGAAAGTATTCTTCTTGCCAGCTGTTTTGCTTTGAGGAGTTTAAGAAGAGCGGCTTCTTCAGTTTTACTACCTTTAGGTGCAGGACAAATCGCTTCGGCTCGATCTATTTTAAGTAATTATGTAGGACGAGATACAGAAAACCTCACCGAAGCAGAAATTTTGCGAGCTGTTCTCGAAACAGTCACCGAAAACGCTACCGATGGGGTCATGGCTCCTCTTTTTTATGCAATTGTGGGAGCATTTTTGCCATTTGTGGGGGCAGCGCCCCTAGCTCTAGCATACAAAGCTAGTAGTACACTTGATTCAATGGTGGGCTATCGATCGCCACCCTATACTGATTTAGGTTGGTTCAGTGCGCGGTTAGAAGATTGTTTAACTTGGCTTCCTTGTCGGTTAACAGTGATAACATTAGCGCTTTTATCAGGTAAACCATTGCATGTTTTCAGAATTTGTCAGCGAGATGCGATTAAAGACTCCAGTCCTAATTCGGGTTGGAGTGAATGCTGTTATGCTGCTATTTTGGGTGTGCAAATGGGAGGTACAAACTACTATCGCGGTATAGCTGCATATAAACCACTGCTAGGAGATGCGATTTATGCGATCGCACCAACTCACATCCAAAAAGCTTTGCAATTAACTCGATATTGCTTTTTACTGTGGTTATTCCTAACTACATCTCTATTCTTTTTGCTCCTAAAAAGGTAA
- a CDS encoding VOC family protein, translated as MQIIQSLHTAILVTNLEQSEHFYGTVLGLPKIERSLKYAGTWYQIGESQLHLIVAPTVPTDNQNEKWGRNPHIAFSVTDLDTAKQQLLDHNCLFQPSASGRPALFTQDPDGNIIELSQG; from the coding sequence ATGCAAATCATACAAAGTCTGCATACAGCCATTCTCGTCACGAATCTCGAACAATCCGAACACTTTTATGGCACAGTATTAGGATTGCCCAAAATTGAGCGCTCCCTAAAATACGCTGGTACGTGGTATCAAATCGGCGAATCTCAACTTCACCTAATAGTCGCACCCACCGTCCCCACAGACAACCAAAACGAAAAATGGGGACGCAATCCTCACATCGCTTTCTCTGTCACCGACTTAGACACAGCAAAACAGCAGCTATTAGATCATAATTGCCTTTTTCAACCCAGCGCATCCGGTCGCCCCGCTCTTTTCACCCAAGATCCAGATGGGAATATTATCGAGTTAAGTCAGGGGTGA
- a CDS encoding recombinase family protein — MKIIAYTYTDPLLEPSPDPHTWGWEVDRVYEDLGKRSQLQELFTDCQIERANYLLIRRLAELGDTVEEVSDRLTELEAMGVAIIPTEMDLRADLFKLLHEIQRQHKSDRIRKGHARNRLEAAPPPGKAPYGYRRGNAKYIIDRSTSPVVKDFFDNFLLYGSLRGAVRYLAKKYAKKISVTTGRRWLTNPVYRGDTAYQNGEIISDTHVPIITKDEAAQVDRLLRRNSRLPSRSASAPRSLGGLVICGECQSHMTVIRVTQRNQDKEYLYLRPISCAKSPKCRAIPYGQILSKTIEAVCRDLPNAVSKMNFPQLDAVKNSLGEKSDRLQQILEQLPTLVETGILDVETAKLRAYKLRTEISALQAKLATLPPVNLRSVAQAVSIPQFWLDLSEAERRFYLREFIRKIEIIRQNQNWQLQIIFIF, encoded by the coding sequence ATGAAAATTATCGCTTACACTTACACTGACCCTTTACTAGAACCCTCACCCGATCCTCATACTTGGGGATGGGAAGTGGATCGAGTTTATGAGGATTTGGGTAAGCGATCGCAATTACAAGAATTATTCACTGATTGTCAAATCGAAAGAGCAAATTATCTCCTGATTCGTCGGTTGGCGGAATTGGGGGATACTGTAGAAGAAGTGAGCGATCGCCTTACGGAACTCGAAGCGATGGGAGTAGCAATAATTCCTACGGAAATGGATCTCCGCGCTGACTTATTCAAATTGTTACACGAAATTCAGCGCCAGCACAAGAGCGATCGCATCCGCAAAGGACACGCCCGCAATCGTTTGGAGGCAGCGCCACCACCAGGTAAAGCACCCTACGGCTACCGTCGCGGTAACGCAAAATACATTATCGACCGTAGTACTTCCCCGGTAGTCAAAGATTTTTTTGATAACTTTCTACTTTACGGTTCTTTGCGGGGAGCAGTGCGTTATTTGGCAAAAAAATATGCTAAGAAAATCTCTGTCACCACTGGGCGACGCTGGCTGACAAATCCAGTATATCGCGGCGATACGGCTTATCAGAACGGGGAAATTATTTCTGATACACATGTGCCAATTATTACTAAAGATGAAGCGGCACAAGTTGATCGACTTTTACGCCGTAACAGCCGTTTACCATCTCGATCTGCAAGTGCGCCGCGTTCTCTAGGGGGTTTGGTAATCTGTGGCGAGTGTCAATCACATATGACAGTTATCCGTGTGACTCAGCGTAACCAAGATAAAGAGTATCTTTATTTACGTCCGATTAGCTGCGCCAAAAGTCCAAAATGTCGCGCTATTCCCTACGGACAAATTTTGTCAAAGACAATTGAAGCGGTTTGTCGTGACTTACCGAATGCAGTATCTAAGATGAATTTTCCTCAATTAGATGCCGTTAAAAATAGTTTAGGAGAAAAGAGCGATCGCCTACAACAAATACTCGAACAGCTACCCACCTTAGTAGAAACCGGAATTTTAGATGTAGAAACAGCAAAACTAAGAGCATACAAACTCCGTACAGAAATTTCTGCACTCCAAGCAAAGCTAGCAACACTCCCACCAGTAAACTTGCGTTCTGTTGCTCAAGCTGTTTCCATTCCCCAATTTTGGTTAGACTTATCAGAAGCAGAGCGACGATTTTACCTGCGAGAATTCATTCGCAAAATTGAGATTATTCGCCAAAATCAAAATTGGCAACTGCAAATCATATTTATTTTTTAA
- the hetR gene encoding heterocyst differentiation master regulator HetR, translating into MSNDIDLIKRLGPSAMDQIMLYLAFSAMRTSGHRHGAFLDAAATAAKCAIYMTYLEQGQNLRMTGHLHHLEPKRVKIIVEEVRLALTEGKLLKMLGSQEPRYLIQLPYVWMEKFPWRPGRSRIPGTSLTSDEKRQIEQKLPPNLPDAQLVSSFEFLELIEFLHKRSQEDMPEEHRMGLSEALAEHIKRRLLYSGTVTRIDSPWGMPFYALTRSFYAPADDQERTYIMVEDTARYFRLMKDWAERRPNSMRVLETMDVPPERLEQALSELDEVIRAWADKYHQEGGVPMILQMVFGNKED; encoded by the coding sequence ATGAGTAACGACATAGATCTGATCAAACGTCTTGGTCCGAGTGCGATGGATCAGATCATGCTTTATCTTGCTTTTAGTGCCATGCGGACTAGTGGGCATCGGCATGGGGCGTTTTTAGATGCGGCAGCAACGGCAGCAAAGTGTGCGATTTACATGACCTATCTGGAGCAGGGACAAAACCTGCGAATGACAGGACATTTGCACCACCTTGAGCCGAAGCGGGTGAAAATCATTGTTGAAGAAGTAAGACTTGCGCTGACAGAGGGCAAGCTGTTGAAGATGCTTGGTTCCCAAGAACCACGCTATCTAATTCAGTTGCCTTATGTGTGGATGGAAAAGTTTCCTTGGCGACCGGGGCGATCGCGCATTCCGGGTACAAGTCTGACTTCTGACGAAAAAAGGCAAATTGAACAAAAACTGCCACCTAACCTGCCTGATGCCCAATTAGTCAGTTCTTTTGAGTTTTTAGAACTGATTGAATTTTTGCATAAGCGATCCCAAGAAGACATGCCCGAAGAACACCGCATGGGTTTGAGTGAAGCTTTAGCGGAGCATATCAAGCGCCGTCTGCTATACTCAGGCACGGTCACAAGGATTGATTCTCCTTGGGGAATGCCTTTCTACGCTCTCACCCGTTCTTTTTACGCTCCTGCTGACGATCAAGAACGTACATACATCATGGTCGAAGATACCGCTCGGTATTTTCGCTTGATGAAAGATTGGGCAGAACGACGACCAAATTCGATGCGAGTCTTGGAAACAATGGATGTGCCACCAGAGCGATTAGAACAGGCTCTGTCAGAATTGGATGAAGTTATCCGCGCTTGGGCGGATAAATATCACCAAGAGGGTGGAGTTCCAATGATTTTACAGATGGTCTTTGGTAACAAAGAAGACTAA
- the pyrR gene encoding bifunctional pyr operon transcriptional regulator/uracil phosphoribosyltransferase PyrR: MIMSAKVVEILSAEEIRRTVTRLASQIVERTRDLSDLVLLGIYSRGALLAELLARQIETLEKVSVPVGALDITLYRDDLDQIGLRTPAKSDISIDLTGKTVVLVDDVIFKGRTIRAALNAIQEYGRPEVVRLAVLVDRGHRELPIHPDFIGKQLPTAKEEVVKVYLQDWDGRDAVELIGD, from the coding sequence ATGATTATGTCTGCCAAAGTCGTTGAAATTCTCTCAGCAGAAGAAATACGTCGTACCGTAACCCGTCTTGCCTCTCAAATCGTCGAAAGGACGCGCGATTTATCCGACTTAGTACTATTGGGTATTTATTCTAGAGGTGCATTGTTAGCTGAATTGCTAGCACGTCAGATTGAGACACTCGAAAAGGTATCCGTGCCAGTAGGAGCATTAGATATTACATTATATCGGGATGACCTTGACCAAATTGGCTTGCGAACTCCGGCAAAAAGTGATATTTCTATTGACCTGACAGGAAAAACGGTTGTCCTTGTCGATGATGTAATTTTTAAAGGACGGACAATTCGTGCTGCTTTGAATGCAATACAAGAGTATGGCAGACCAGAAGTGGTTCGTTTAGCTGTGCTGGTAGACAGAGGTCATCGTGAGTTACCAATTCATCCTGATTTTATCGGTAAGCAACTGCCCACTGCTAAAGAAGAAGTTGTCAAAGTTTACCTGCAAGATTGGGATGGACGAGATGCGGTGGAGTTAATTGGGGATTAG
- a CDS encoding ArnT family glycosyltransferase gives MQEGSFTWSRLEKQYRVVEKRIDWGWVIVLLLAAVLLFSINLGELPLRDWDEGTVAQVAREIWRAPAGSMRWLYPMLGGEPYHNKPPLMHLLIAWTYSLLGVNEWTTRLPGAMLTAISVPLLYCIGREIFRQRWAAIYSALIYLTMLPVVRHGRLAMLDGAVICFFMVMMLCVLRSRRDLRYCLGIGIGFGLICLTKGMLGILLGAIAFLFLLWDTPRLLTSWYMWIAIIIGSIPIIFWSGSQWIHYGESFARIGIIGQSLNRIGTNVENHSGPPWYYLLEIFKYAWPWLMFLPQALRLIWENRNLSWAKLVLVWSVVYLLAISLMGTKLPWYVFPIYPSLALAFGALLAETENPSLQSSYPRAWIASFSLLAVVASAGSIYYSWGTTGKSDLQMIFAAVAITMALAAILAERGDGQFLKILFWGSYISLLLLMKSNYWVWELEEAYPVKPVAVMIQRAKPTVRKIYTSFPYNRPSLNFYSDRNIIPASDAELKYYWQYNEQPYFLLDASALKNLHLESVKRIDETEGFTLVTKDTY, from the coding sequence ATGCAAGAAGGAAGCTTTACCTGGAGTCGCCTAGAAAAACAATATCGCGTGGTTGAGAAAAGGATTGATTGGGGATGGGTCATAGTGCTGTTGTTGGCAGCGGTGTTACTCTTTAGCATAAATCTTGGGGAATTGCCACTGCGAGATTGGGATGAAGGTACTGTGGCACAAGTTGCCCGTGAAATTTGGCGTGCGCCGGCTGGTTCAATGCGTTGGCTTTACCCGATGCTAGGAGGTGAACCATATCACAATAAGCCCCCGCTGATGCATTTGCTAATTGCTTGGACTTATTCGCTGTTGGGTGTGAATGAGTGGACTACGCGCTTACCAGGAGCAATGTTAACAGCTATTTCTGTACCTTTGCTGTATTGCATTGGTAGAGAGATATTTCGCCAACGTTGGGCAGCGATTTACAGTGCTTTGATTTATCTAACAATGTTGCCGGTAGTGCGTCATGGACGCTTGGCGATGTTAGATGGTGCGGTAATCTGCTTTTTTATGGTGATGATGTTGTGTGTATTGCGATCGCGTCGCGATTTGCGTTACTGTCTGGGTATCGGCATCGGTTTTGGCTTAATTTGTCTAACTAAAGGCATGTTAGGCATATTGTTAGGAGCGATCGCCTTTTTATTTCTTCTATGGGATACCCCACGACTTCTCACCAGTTGGTATATGTGGATAGCCATCATCATTGGCAGTATACCGATCATTTTCTGGTCTGGTTCCCAGTGGATACATTATGGTGAAAGTTTCGCCCGCATTGGTATTATAGGTCAATCCCTCAACCGCATTGGCACAAATGTTGAGAATCATTCTGGACCACCCTGGTACTATCTGTTAGAAATTTTCAAGTACGCATGGCCCTGGCTGATGTTTTTGCCGCAAGCGTTACGCTTAATTTGGGAAAATCGCAATCTTAGCTGGGCAAAACTCGTACTAGTGTGGAGTGTTGTTTACCTGCTAGCGATTTCCCTTATGGGAACCAAACTACCCTGGTACGTCTTTCCGATTTACCCCAGTTTAGCTTTAGCTTTTGGTGCGCTGCTGGCAGAGACAGAAAATCCATCTTTACAGTCATCTTATCCCCGCGCTTGGATAGCTAGTTTTTCATTACTAGCTGTAGTAGCTTCTGCTGGCAGCATTTATTACAGTTGGGGCACAACAGGTAAATCTGACTTACAGATGATTTTTGCTGCTGTAGCTATAACTATGGCTTTAGCAGCTATTTTAGCAGAACGAGGGGACGGACAATTCCTGAAAATTTTGTTTTGGGGAAGTTATATTTCGCTGCTGCTGTTGATGAAATCAAACTATTGGGTTTGGGAATTAGAAGAAGCTTATCCTGTTAAACCAGTCGCTGTGATGATTCAGCGGGCAAAACCCACAGTCAGAAAGATTTATACATCTTTTCCGTATAATCGCCCGTCATTGAATTTTTATAGCGATCGCAACATTATTCCCGCTTCTGATGCTGAACTAAAATATTATTGGCAATACAACGAGCAACCCTACTTTTTACTCGATGCATCTGCTCTGAAAAATCTCCATTTAGAATCAGTGAAGCGAATTGACGAAACCGAAGGTTTCACACTGGTTACAAAAGACACATATTGA
- the moaA gene encoding GTP 3',8-cyclase MoaA, producing MNQVDYLRISLIDRCNFRCQYCMPEGAELDYILKQQLLTDAELLTLIQEVFIPVGFTRFRLTGGEPLLRPRVVDLVKVIASLPQTQDLSMTTNAFLLAPMAQNLYDAGLRRINISLDSLYPDIFDQIIGNRGRSRWQDVWKGIQQAYHVGFNPLKLNVVIIPGVNDHEVLDLAALSIEKQWHVRFIEFMPIGNSQLFGDRGWVSSEQLRQQIRERWGLTESQICGNGPADVFQIPGAKGTLGFISQMSECFCDRCNRMRLSADGWLRPCLLNESEQLDLKTALRAGVSTAKLREQVRHLLAIKPEINFKGRDTGTTGLYSRTMSQIGG from the coding sequence ATGAACCAGGTAGATTACCTCCGGATAAGTTTAATCGATCGCTGTAATTTTCGCTGTCAATACTGTATGCCGGAAGGGGCAGAATTAGACTATATCCTCAAGCAACAGCTTTTGACTGATGCGGAATTACTCACCCTAATTCAAGAGGTATTTATCCCCGTTGGTTTTACGCGGTTTCGCTTGACTGGGGGAGAACCGCTGTTACGTCCGCGTGTGGTAGATTTGGTGAAGGTGATCGCATCTCTTCCCCAAACTCAAGACCTCTCGATGACAACTAACGCCTTTTTACTTGCGCCAATGGCGCAAAACCTTTACGATGCAGGTCTGCGACGCATTAATATTAGTTTAGATTCTCTCTATCCTGATATATTTGACCAAATCATCGGCAATCGCGGACGCTCTCGCTGGCAAGATGTTTGGAAAGGAATTCAACAAGCATACCATGTGGGATTCAACCCGCTCAAACTCAATGTAGTGATAATTCCCGGCGTTAATGACCATGAAGTGTTGGATCTTGCCGCTTTGAGCATTGAAAAACAATGGCACGTTAGATTTATTGAATTTATGCCGATTGGCAATTCACAGTTATTTGGCGATCGCGGTTGGGTTTCTTCAGAACAGTTGCGCCAACAAATCCGCGAACGTTGGGGTTTGACAGAATCGCAAATTTGTGGTAATGGTCCGGCTGATGTATTTCAAATTCCTGGTGCGAAGGGGACACTAGGATTTATCAGTCAAATGTCAGAGTGTTTTTGCGATCGCTGCAACCGGATGCGTTTGAGTGCAGATGGCTGGCTGCGTCCTTGTTTATTAAATGAAAGCGAGCAACTTGATTTGAAAACTGCTCTGCGCGCGGGTGTCAGCACCGCCAAATTGCGGGAGCAGGTTAGACATTTATTGGCAATCAAGCCAGAAATCAACTTTAAAGGACGCGACACGGGAACCACGGGTCTTTATTCTCGCACCATGTCGCAAATTGGCGGCTAG
- a CDS encoding chloride channel protein, translating to MTLLPPVELRKVTEQPAFPTFSVLLTRLVNRFQPSPETVVLFLAVLIGGGTGMGVVTFHYLIELIHRLMLENFMGAIAHWGAWTLACVPTLGGLIVGLMRWRTQDFGPGLSTLIASQGTEVTRQLRPVTKMLAASVSLGSGASLGPEGPSVEVGANLGMLMSQVMQVSQERQRLLLGAGAAAGLAAGFNAPIAGVFFALEVVLGATSFASSAVSVVLLAAVVAALIAQIGLGTQPAFDLPVYQVISPLELPLYLGLGLGASLVSLTYTQSIRLAKACFAGKIPGFEFLGRIPQPIHPIIGGAIVGTVALKLPQILGIGYGTVEAMLQDVKFSLSLLVVLLIVKLLMTAISAGSGLVGGVFAPAMFLGASFGSAYAKILALLIPGIAAQMAAPPAYAMVGMAAVLAASVRAPLTSILLLFELTRDYRIVLPLMAAVGLSFWLVERMKPTFNSNSNLQQIGLAELKDEKVEILSSILVEDAMLSCPKKLPATMKVFEAALEMTRDRASSALVIDEAERLVGILSLENINRALSIWEYPNSQEEMQAQISNQSLMEICTTEIVYAYWDEPLSDALDRMSVRGLRQLPVVARDNHERILGLLQKEQIALTCNLAVTRKAIHHYLPVIQKTGLAIRQ from the coding sequence ATGACTCTCCTGCCTCCCGTCGAACTTAGGAAGGTAACGGAACAACCTGCCTTTCCTACTTTTTCCGTGCTATTAACTCGCTTGGTTAATCGTTTTCAACCATCTCCAGAAACTGTTGTGCTATTTTTAGCGGTGCTAATTGGTGGCGGCACGGGTATGGGTGTCGTCACGTTTCACTATTTGATTGAGCTAATTCACCGCTTGATGCTAGAAAATTTCATGGGCGCGATCGCTCATTGGGGTGCATGGACTTTAGCCTGTGTCCCCACCCTTGGCGGCTTAATTGTCGGCTTGATGCGCTGGCGCACTCAAGATTTTGGACCTGGGCTTTCAACTCTCATCGCCTCCCAAGGAACAGAAGTCACGCGACAATTACGACCAGTAACCAAAATGTTAGCAGCTTCTGTTTCTTTAGGAAGTGGTGCTTCCCTCGGACCCGAAGGACCGAGTGTGGAAGTTGGCGCAAATTTGGGGATGTTGATGTCTCAAGTTATGCAAGTATCTCAAGAGCGACAGCGTTTGCTTTTGGGCGCTGGAGCTGCGGCTGGCTTGGCTGCGGGCTTCAACGCGCCGATCGCTGGTGTGTTTTTTGCTTTAGAGGTGGTATTGGGTGCGACATCTTTTGCGTCTTCTGCCGTCAGTGTGGTGCTGTTAGCAGCGGTGGTGGCTGCGTTGATTGCTCAAATTGGTTTGGGAACACAACCCGCTTTTGATTTACCTGTTTATCAAGTCATCAGTCCGCTGGAATTACCGCTTTATCTTGGCTTGGGTTTGGGAGCAAGTTTAGTTTCTTTGACTTATACCCAGTCAATTCGTTTGGCAAAAGCCTGTTTTGCGGGGAAGATTCCCGGTTTTGAATTTTTGGGACGAATTCCTCAGCCAATTCATCCAATTATTGGCGGTGCAATAGTAGGTACTGTAGCTTTAAAATTACCGCAAATTTTGGGTATCGGTTACGGAACTGTGGAAGCGATGCTTCAAGATGTGAAATTTTCGCTTTCACTGTTGGTTGTACTGCTAATAGTCAAGCTGCTGATGACAGCAATTAGTGCTGGTAGCGGTTTGGTTGGTGGGGTGTTTGCCCCAGCAATGTTTTTAGGTGCTTCTTTTGGGAGCGCTTACGCCAAAATTTTGGCATTGCTAATTCCGGGAATCGCCGCACAAATGGCGGCTCCCCCAGCTTACGCGATGGTGGGAATGGCGGCAGTTTTGGCTGCAAGCGTCAGAGCGCCGTTAACATCAATTTTATTATTATTTGAATTAACGCGAGACTATCGGATTGTTTTACCGTTGATGGCGGCGGTGGGTTTGAGTTTTTGGTTAGTGGAGCGGATGAAGCCAACTTTTAACTCAAACTCAAATTTACAGCAAATCGGTCTTGCGGAATTAAAAGATGAAAAAGTAGAAATTCTTTCTTCAATTTTGGTAGAAGATGCTATGCTTTCATGTCCAAAAAAGCTGCCGGCAACCATGAAGGTGTTTGAGGCAGCTTTAGAAATGACACGCGATCGCGCTTCTAGTGCTTTAGTAATTGATGAGGCAGAGCGATTAGTGGGTATCCTTTCTTTAGAAAATATTAACCGCGCCCTTTCTATTTGGGAATATCCAAATTCACAGGAGGAAATGCAAGCGCAAATATCCAATCAAAGCCTCATGGAAATTTGTACCACAGAAATTGTTTATGCTTACTGGGATGAACCCTTATCTGACGCTTTAGACCGCATGTCTGTTCGAGGTTTGCGACAGTTACCCGTGGTAGCACGAGACAACCACGAGCGCATTTTAGGTTTACTACAAAAAGAGCAAATTGCTTTAACCTGCAATTTAGCAGTAACACGCAAAGCAATTCACCACTACTTACCAGTAATCCAAAAAACCGGTCTAGCTATTCGTCAGTAG
- a CDS encoding nuclear transport factor 2 family protein yields the protein MTPEVLAANTAFYRAFEKKDIEAMSVVWSQGTGSLCIHPGWNVLRGWKQVRTSWEQIFKNTAYIEINTDIITTEVRDNIACIVLVENVFQVIEGRRIQAQSIATNVFELLGGKWYLIHHHGSPIMR from the coding sequence ATGACACCTGAAGTTTTAGCCGCTAACACAGCTTTTTATCGAGCTTTTGAAAAGAAAGACATCGAAGCAATGAGTGTAGTATGGTCGCAGGGAACTGGTAGTCTTTGTATTCACCCCGGATGGAATGTACTGCGGGGTTGGAAGCAAGTTCGTACCTCTTGGGAACAGATATTTAAAAATACTGCCTACATTGAAATAAACACAGACATAATTACTACAGAAGTTCGCGATAATATTGCCTGCATTGTACTTGTAGAAAACGTCTTTCAAGTCATTGAAGGTAGACGAATTCAAGCACAATCAATCGCTACCAACGTATTTGAACTTCTCGGTGGAAAGTGGTATTTAATTCATCATCATGGTAGCCCGATTATGCGGTAG
- the rpsD gene encoding 30S ribosomal protein S4, translated as MSRYRGPRLRITRRLGDLPGLSRKSARRAYPPGQHGQNRKKRSEYAIRLEEKQKLRFNYGLTEKQLLRYVRKARRVTGSTGQVLLQLLEMRLDNTVFRMGMAPTIPAARQLVNHGHVTVNGRPVNIASYQCRPGEEIAVRNRENSRKLVEANLQYPGLANLPNHLEFDKNKMQGKVNGVIEREWVALQVNELLVVEYYSRQA; from the coding sequence ATGTCCCGATATAGAGGACCACGCCTCAGAATTACTCGCCGCTTAGGTGACTTACCAGGATTAAGTCGTAAAAGCGCTAGACGCGCTTATCCCCCTGGTCAGCATGGTCAGAACCGCAAGAAGCGCTCTGAGTATGCCATCCGTCTAGAGGAAAAGCAAAAGCTCCGCTTCAACTACGGTCTGACCGAAAAGCAATTGCTACGTTATGTACGCAAAGCTAGACGTGTTACCGGTTCTACCGGACAAGTGCTGCTGCAATTGCTAGAAATGCGCTTAGATAACACTGTTTTTCGCATGGGTATGGCTCCCACCATTCCAGCGGCTCGTCAGTTGGTAAATCACGGTCACGTAACTGTTAACGGTCGTCCCGTGAATATTGCCAGCTATCAGTGCCGTCCCGGAGAAGAAATTGCGGTGAGAAACCGCGAAAATTCGCGCAAGTTGGTAGAAGCTAATTTGCAATATCCCGGTTTAGCCAACCTTCCCAATCATCTAGAGTTTGATAAAAACAAGATGCAAGGCAAAGTTAACGGTGTGATTGAGCGTGAATGGGTAGCGTTACAAGTTAACGAATTGCTCGTGGTGGAATACTACTCACGTCAAGCTTAA
- a CDS encoding Rrf2 family transcriptional regulator — MKLTTKGHYSVKALLDLSLQTRYSPVSVRAIALRQDIPAPYLEKLLIEMRRSGLVKSIRGSVGGYQLARSPELISVGQILEAVGESITQLPHSDIKTTLAEDWVTYTLWQRLQQKLKEALYSITLADLYYDARSWQAAQGEEASFIV, encoded by the coding sequence ATGAAACTAACGACCAAAGGACACTATAGTGTAAAAGCGTTGCTAGATTTGAGCTTACAGACAAGATATAGTCCTGTATCTGTCAGAGCGATCGCGCTTCGTCAAGATATCCCCGCTCCTTATTTAGAAAAATTACTTATAGAAATGCGTCGATCTGGCTTGGTAAAATCAATTCGCGGCAGTGTTGGTGGATATCAATTAGCGCGATCGCCAGAACTAATCTCTGTAGGACAAATTTTAGAAGCTGTTGGTGAAAGCATTACCCAATTACCTCATTCTGACATCAAAACTACACTTGCTGAAGATTGGGTAACATATACTTTATGGCAGAGGTTACAACAAAAACTTAAAGAAGCTTTATATAGTATTACCCTAGCAGACCTATATTATGATGCTCGTAGTTGGCAAGCAGCTCAAGGGGAAGAAGCTAGTTTTATTGTTTAG